The following coding sequences are from one Neurospora crassa OR74A linkage group I, whole genome shotgun sequence window:
- a CDS encoding adenine phosphoribosyltransferase: MSANAESAPQAADLVTSTQDNTANTQSTISQDAAGLESSSSPAAAAELASTKVKLMAALRSFPDFPIPGINFIDILPLFQDVKTHEALLVALQLQIELSHQKPDVIVGLDARGFLFGPSLALRMGASFVPVRKQGKMPGPCVTAAYEKEYGTDFFQMQDGAIKPGQKVLIVDDIIATGGSAAAAGELVKKLGGETIGYLFILEIAFLKGREKLGGVPVTTLLETDE; the protein is encoded by the exons ATGAGCGCCAACGCCGAATCTGCCCCCCAAGCGGCAGACCTTGTTACCTCGACCCAGGACAACACCGCCAACACGCAATCCACCATCAGCCAAGATGCCGCGGGACTcgagtcctcctcctcccccgccgccgccgccgaactCGCCAGTACAAAGGTAAAGCTGATGGCCGCCTTGAGGTCGTTCCCCGACTTCCCCATTCCCGGCATCAACTTTATCGatatcctccccctcttccagGACGTTAAGACCCACGAGgccctcctcgtcgctctccagctccagaTCGAGCTCTCCCACCAGAAGCCCGATGTCATTGTCGGTCTCGATGCCCGCGGCTTTCTTTTCGGCCCCTCTCTTGCCTTGAGAATGGGTGCTAGCTTCGTCCCCGTCCGCAAGCAGGGCAAGATGCCTGGTCCCTGCGTCACTGCCGCCTACGAGAAGGAGTACGGCACCGACTTCTTCCAGATGCAGGATGGCGCCATCAAGCCCGGCCAGAAGGTTCTTATCGTCGACGATATCATTGCTACTG GTGGctccgctgctgccgctggcgAGCTCGTCAAGAAGCTCGGTGGTGAGACGATCGGTTATCTCTTCATCCTTGAGATTGCTTTCCTCAAGGGTCGTGAGAAGCTCGGCGGTGTTCCCGTCACCACTCTTCTCGAGACCGATGAGTAg